The segment ATACCTCTGGATCTACTGGAAAACCAAAAGGGGTCTATCACGTGCATCACGCAATGATACAGCACTATGCAACGGGCGATTGGGTGTTGGATTTAAAGGAGGACGATATTTACTGGTGTACTGCTGATCCTGGTTGGGTGACAGGCACAAGTTATGGCATTTTTGCTCCTTGGCTTCATGGCGTGACGAATGTCGTTCGTGGTGGTAGGTTTACGCCTGATGATTGGTACCATACACTTGAAAAAAATAGCGTTTCGGTATGGTATACAGCACCAACTGCATTACGTAAGCTCGTTAGTGCGGGTAAGGAGACAGTTGAAAAATATGATCTTTCTGCATTACGTCATATCTTGAGTGTTGGTGAACCTTTAAACCCAGAAGTAATTTCATGGGGATTGAAGGCCTTTCATCTTCGTATTCACGATACATGGTGGATGACAGAAACGGGAGCACATATTATTGTGAACTTCCCATCTATGGAAATAAGGCCTGGTTCAATGGGAAAACCGCTACCAGGAATTGAAGCATCCATTGTTGATAATGAAGGAAATGAATTAGCCCCGTATCAAATGGGGAATTTAGCCATTAAAATAGGCTGGCCATCGATGATGCGCGCCATTTGGAATAACCCTGGAAAGTTTGAAAGCTATTTTATCCAAGATTGGTACGTGTCTGGCGATAGTGCTTATAAAGACGAAGATGGTTATTTTTGGTTTCAGGGTCGTTTAGACGATGTCATTAATACATCGGGAGAACGAGTAGGCCCATTTGAAGTAGAAAGTAAGCTCATTGAGCACCCAGCTGTTGCAGAAGCTGGTGTAATCGGCAAACCGCATCCAGAACGAGGAGAAATTGTTAAAGCCTTTATTACATTAAATGAAGGTTATAAGGATTCAGAAGCTTTGCGACAAGAAATAAGGCAGTTTGTGAAAACAGGT is part of the Virgibacillus dokdonensis genome and harbors:
- the acsA gene encoding acetate--CoA ligase, which translates into the protein MKKISPREGNHNLKDYNRMKESFTWESIKANFSWFETGKVNMAYEAVDRHADNPNKSNQTALLFSSPDREEKLTFNDLRHESNKFANVLRKYGIKKGDRVFLFMPRTPEFYAAFFGILKVGAIAGPLFEAFMEQAVRDRLQDSEAKMLITTPDLLGRVPQADLPALEKIVLVGNYKEKVESYIHYHEEMKAASDQTEMEWVDLEDGMLLHYTSGSTGKPKGVYHVHHAMIQHYATGDWVLDLKEDDIYWCTADPGWVTGTSYGIFAPWLHGVTNVVRGGRFTPDDWYHTLEKNSVSVWYTAPTALRKLVSAGKETVEKYDLSALRHILSVGEPLNPEVISWGLKAFHLRIHDTWWMTETGAHIIVNFPSMEIRPGSMGKPLPGIEASIVDNEGNELAPYQMGNLAIKIGWPSMMRAIWNNPGKFESYFIQDWYVSGDSAYKDEDGYFWFQGRLDDVINTSGERVGPFEVESKLIEHPAVAEAGVIGKPHPERGEIVKAFITLNEGYKDSEALRQEIRQFVKTGLSAHAAPRELEVKDSIPKTRSGKIMRRLLKSWELGLPTGDTSTLEE